The Myxococcota bacterium genomic sequence TGTATGCGAAGTGATCCTCGACGGTGACGTAAGCGCGGTCGCCCTCGATCCGGATGAACTTCGTCGCTCCGAGCCTGGACTTCGGGTCGGTCATCCCGCGCTCTTCCGAGTTGCGGGCAAGATCGTCCAGCCATGAAGAGAGGGCGTTGGACCCGGTCCAGATGAACGGTGGGAAGTTGTCGATGATGGCGTGGTCGCCGTCGGCGACCATGCTCGCCATCGCCTTGGCGTCGCCCGCATTGGCGGCCGCGATCATCCGGCTCGCCATCGCAACGAGCTGGGACGGTGCATCGCGCTGCGCCTCAGCGGCACCCGCCGGGGCCGCAAGGCAAAACAAGCTGATCAGAACTCCTCCGGACATGCCCCTGACTCTCATATGCGCTCTCTCCCAAGGTGCGAAGTTTGACTGCTACTGGA encodes the following:
- a CDS encoding nuclear transport factor 2 family protein, whose amino-acid sequence is MSGGVLISLFCLAAPAGAAEAQRDAPSQLVAMASRMIAAANAGDAKAMASMVADGDHAIIDNFPPFIWTGSNALSSWLDDLARNSEERGMTDPKSRLGATKFIRIEGDRAYVTVEDHFAYKRKGRAVREDLLWTFVATQASGDWKLVSWSFSGGAKH